GTACGTCGAGCACGGCGACGTGCGGGCGCAGCGCGGGGCTGCGGACGAGCGCGTGCTCGGCGGTGTCCGCGTCGCCGACCACGGAGATGTCCGGTTCGGCGTCGAGCAGGTCGGTCAGGCCACGTCGTACGACCTCGTGGTCGTCCAGCAGGAACACACGGATCGGGTTCTGCTCCGTGAAGGTGCGTGCTTCGGTCATGACGACCTCTCGTTCCCCGGGGACGAACAGAACTGCGGGGCTGCCCACGGCTGATGATCCATCCATCCGTGCCGTAGGGACTAGGGCCGACCGGCCCCACTCACGCCGTGATCGACGGACGCGAGGTCGGTCCGCACGCCCACCACCTTGACGGCGACCACGCCCACCACCCGGCCCCCGCCCTCCAGCACGGCGTCGCCGGCGCCGGCAGAGGGCCTCTCGGCCCCGCGCAGGGACTTGCGGCCCCTGACCCCCGGGCCGCCGCGTCCCCACGCTGGAAGCGGATCCGTGGTCCCGGGAGGTGGAGACGATGACCCGAACCGTCACGGCAGGTCTCGACGGCTCGCCCGAGCGCCGCGCCGCCGCCGAATGGGCGGCGCGCGAAGCAGGGCTACGGCATCTGCCGCTGAGGATCGTCCACGTCCGGGAGCCCGTGCCCGCGCCGGCCGCTCAGGCCCCGCTGCTCGGTGGCGAGACCGATCAGGGCTGGACCGAGCGGGTTCCCCGTGAGAGGCATCCCTGCGTGCGGTGCCCGTACGGGCTTGGCGACGCCCCCCGCACACGATCACCGGTCGCCTCCGGCCCGCCGGCGAACCGGTACCGGCCGAGCGGCAGCGGGCCGTAGCGCTGCTGGACGAGGCCCTGTGGGACGCGCCGCCCGCCGCAGGCGCGTCGCCGCACCGTCGAGGGCCACGCCCGCGACGCCCTGCTCGCCGTCTGTGCCCGGCGCCACGGCCGCCGGCTCGGCCGGGTCGTCCACGGGGCACTGCACCACGCGGCGTGCCCGGTGGCCGTCGTATCCGAAATTTTCTGACAATCCAGGCAAACTGACCGCCCATGGATCACACATCGGAGGACCCATGCCCACGGCCGCCCACCCGGACGCCCCCGCACTCACCGACGAGGAACTGCGCACCCTGGACGCCCACTGGCGCGCCGCCAACTACCTGGCGGCGGGCCAGATCTACCTCATGGCCAACCCGCTGCTGACCGAGCCGCTCAGGCCCGAGCACATCAAGCCCCGGCTGCTCGGCCACTGGGGCACCTCGCCCGGCCTGAACCTCGTGTACACGCACCTCAACCGTGTGATCAAGGCGCGCGGACTTGACGCCCTGTGCGTGTGGGGGCCGGGACACGGGGGACCGGCCGTCCTCGCCGGTTCCTGGCTGGAGGGCAGTTACAGCGAGACCTACCCCGACGTCTCACGCGACGCGGCCGGCATGGAGCGGCTGTTCCGGCAGTTCTCCTTCCCCGGCGGTGTGCCCAGCCATGTGGCCCCGGAGACCCCGGGCTCGATTCACGAGGGCGGCGAACTCGGCTACTCCCTCGCGCACGCCTACGGCGCCGCCTTCGACAACCCGGGCCTGCTGGTGGCCTGTGTGATCGGCGACGGCGAGGCGGAGACCGGGCCGCTGGCCGCCTCCTGGCACTCCAACAAGTTCCTCGACCCGGTGCACGACGGCGCCGTCCTGCCGATCCTGCACCTCAACGGCTACAAGATCGCCAACCCGACCGTGCTGTCCCGGCTGCCCGAATCCGAACTCGACGCGCTGCTGCGGGGGTACGGCCACGAACCCCTGCACGTCACCGGCGACGACCCTGCCGCGGTGCACCGCGCCCTGGCCGGCGCGCTCGACGAGGCGCTGGACCGTATCGCCCTGATGCAGCGCACCGCCCGCGAGGAGGGCATCGCCGAGCGCGTGCACTGGCCGGTGATCGTGCTGCGCACCCCGAAGGGCTGGACCGGCCCCGCCGAGGTCGACGGCGAACCGGTGGCGGGCACCTGGCGCTCCCACCAGGTCCCGCTGGCCATGGTGCGCGAGAATCCGGCGCATCTGCGGCAGCTGGAGCAGTGGCTGCGCTCGTACCGGCCCGAGGAGCTGTTCGACGCGGACGGCCGTCCTGTCACGGAGGTCCTCGCCTGCGTCCCCGAGGGGGCGAAGCGACTCGGAGCAACCCCGTACGCCAACGGCGGCCTCTTCGTCCGCGAGCTGCCGCTGCCCTCCCTCGACACCTTCGCCGTACCCGTCGACAAGCCGGGCTCCACGCTGCACGAGCCGACCCGGGTGCTCGGTGGTCTCCTCGCCCAGGTCATGAACGACACCCGGTCGCGCCGGGACTTCCGCCTCGTCGGCCCGGACGAGACGGCCTCCAACCGGCTCCAGGCCGTCTTCGGCGCCAGCGGCAAGGCCTGGCAGGCCGGGCTGCTCCCGGTGGACGAACACCTGGACCGGCACGGCCGGGTGATGGAGATCCTCTCCGAACACCTCTGCCAGGGCTGGCTGGAAGGCTATCTGCTGACCGGCCGGCACGGCCTGTTCTCCTGCTACGAGGCGTTCGTGCACATCGTCGACTCGATGGTCAACCAGCACATCAAGTGGCTCAGGACATCCCGTGAACTGCCCTGGCGGGCTCCGATCCCGTCCCTCAACTACCTGCTCACCTCACATGTGTGGCGCCAGGACCACAACGGCTTCTCCCACCAGGACCCCGGGTTCGTGGATCACGTCCTCAACAAGAGCCCGTCGGTCGTGCGGGTCTACCTGCCGCCGGACGCCAACACGCTCCTGTCCGTGGCCGACCACGTCCTGCGCAGTCGCGACTACGTCAATGTCGTCGTGGCCGGCAAGCAGCCCTGCTTCGACTGGCTGACCATGGACCAGGCCAGGGTGCACTGCGCGCGCGGCGCGGGAATCTGGGACTGGGCGGGCACCGAGAACGGCGGCGAGCCCGACGTCGTCCTCGCCTGCGCCGGTGACGTGCCCACCCAGGAGGTGCTGGCGGCCGCACAGCTGCTGCGCCGGCACCTGCCGCAGCTCGCGGTGCGGGTGGTGAACGTGGTCGACATGACACGGCTGCTGC
Above is a genomic segment from Streptomyces fodineus containing:
- a CDS encoding phosphoketolase — protein: MPTAAHPDAPALTDEELRTLDAHWRAANYLAAGQIYLMANPLLTEPLRPEHIKPRLLGHWGTSPGLNLVYTHLNRVIKARGLDALCVWGPGHGGPAVLAGSWLEGSYSETYPDVSRDAAGMERLFRQFSFPGGVPSHVAPETPGSIHEGGELGYSLAHAYGAAFDNPGLLVACVIGDGEAETGPLAASWHSNKFLDPVHDGAVLPILHLNGYKIANPTVLSRLPESELDALLRGYGHEPLHVTGDDPAAVHRALAGALDEALDRIALMQRTAREEGIAERVHWPVIVLRTPKGWTGPAEVDGEPVAGTWRSHQVPLAMVRENPAHLRQLEQWLRSYRPEELFDADGRPVTEVLACVPEGAKRLGATPYANGGLFVRELPLPSLDTFAVPVDKPGSTLHEPTRVLGGLLAQVMNDTRSRRDFRLVGPDETASNRLQAVFGASGKAWQAGLLPVDEHLDRHGRVMEILSEHLCQGWLEGYLLTGRHGLFSCYEAFVHIVDSMVNQHIKWLRTSRELPWRAPIPSLNYLLTSHVWRQDHNGFSHQDPGFVDHVLNKSPSVVRVYLPPDANTLLSVADHVLRSRDYVNVVVAGKQPCFDWLTMDQARVHCARGAGIWDWAGTENGGEPDVVLACAGDVPTQEVLAAAQLLRRHLPQLAVRVVNVVDMTRLLPHEAHPHGMTDFEYDGLFTADKPVVFAYHGYPWLVHRLAYSRTGHKNLHVRGYKEAGSTTTPFDMVVRNDLDRYRLVMDVIDRVPGLAVRAAAVRQTMADTRTRHHTWIRAHGTDLPEVAEWSWNS